In Necator americanus strain Aroian chromosome IV, whole genome shotgun sequence, the following proteins share a genomic window:
- a CDS encoding hypothetical protein (NECATOR_CHRIV.G14075.T1) has product MVNMIHASQNVKMLFSDTMRGQFSKEVLPAVVYVGTKVGSSHRLRPYGDRANREAHEMSRPSAFRAMISECCMFQDHQTLHKDKTAYRTTRFICVGEIGEQNGIENQVTAAAVPSEAQWRIASVNMANHITQFNGYPAKASSRQLGLRDSVRVVNIPPANLKQQLVCNRAYDRLCETPNCIVYPNEGAHRRECHDNNPFKIAVMILERESDVLARKTLEAFYIAKSPMHRCDQRGGAMSRLRL; this is encoded by the exons ATGGTGAACATGATTCACGCATCACAGAACGTCAAGATGCTATTCTCCGATACTATGAGGGGACAGTTCAGTAAGGAAGTCTTGCCCGCTGTTGTGTATGTAGGCACCAAAGTGGGAAGTTCACATCGACTCAG ACCGTACGGTGATAGGGCGAATCGTGAAGCTCATGAGATGAGCCGCCCAAGTGCTTTTCGTGCAATGATTTCTGAATGTTGCATGTTTCAAGATCATCAGACGTTGCACAAAGACAAGACGGCTTATAGGACTACAAG gtTCATTTGCGTAGGGGAAATTGGAGAACaaaatggtatcgaaaaccaagtT ACAGCTGCAGCAGTTCCATCTGAGGCTCAATGGCGCATTGCCTCCGTAAACATGGCTAACCATATTACTCAGttcaatgggtacccagcaaag GCAAGCTCACGACAGCTAGGTCTGCGagactcagtcagagtagtgAACATACCACCTGCAAACCTGAAGCAACAGCTAGTCTGCAACCGTGCTtatgacagactttgtgagacaccTAACTGCATCGTTTATCCGAATGAGG gtgctcatcgcagagagtgtcatgacaacaaccctttcaagatagctgtcatGATCTTGgaacgcgaatcagacgttttggcgcgaaaaacattggaagcattttatatcgccaaaagtccaatgcatcgctgtgaccaacgaggtGGCGCTATGTCAAGACTCCGCCTCTGA